The DNA window ACAAATAGTTGCAGAAGATGCGCTTGAGCTTATATTTACTGTATTAATATTTACTGAAACTGTATTTGTATTGCTACATCCGTTTGCTCCGGTTCCGGTGACACTATAAATGGTGTTAACGGTAGGTGAAACAACAGTAGCGCTTCCTGTAATAGCACCCGGATTCCACACATAAGCGGTGCCTCCGGTTGCTGATAATGTGGAGCTGGCTCCTGAACAAATTCCACTTGGCGATGCAGAAGGAGTGATAATAGGCAATGATAACACTTGAATCATATTATTACTTGAAGCTACGCTTCCGTTTGATACAGCGGTTAATGAAATGCTATAAGGTCCTGCATTAGTAAAAGTAATCGCTGTAGAAGAATTATTTGGAGTAGCAAATACAGGGCCGGGAGGAATGGATGTCCAGGTATATCCGCTCACCACAAAAGAACCGGTATTGGCAGTAACGGTTAGCGAATTGCCGAGACAAATTGTTGGTTGCATAGTAAAAGTTGCTGCAAATACAGAAGTTCCGGATAAAGTTACATCATCAATGGCTACACTTGGATCAGCGCCGGTAGGATCATCATTCTGCCATCTGAATCCTATTTTTACATTTGGATTATTATTGGCAGAGGCCGGTAAGGCTATAGTATATCCTGTCCAAACACCTTGCGGTGAACAGGTAAGTGCTGTTTGTGGCGGCGTGGCGATGTTAGTCCAAGTTGCTCCGCCGTTGGCTGAATATTGCACATCGATATAATCAGAGTTAACTACACCTCTTAGTAAGTATTTAAATGAAAGACTAATGGTATATTGGCTACTGCAATTTATAGTTGGCGATTGTGCTCTTTTATTGGTTTCACCAAAGGATGCCAGATATATTGCACCCCCATCGGTAACGCCTGTACTTACGTGTAGAGATCGGTTGGTTAAACTTGGGGTACCAACGCATCCATCACCGCAATTTCCAATGCCCATCCCGGCTTCCGCGGCACTGATGTACCATTCATTAGGAACCAAGCCTAATGAGCCTGTTGTTACTACAGACCAACTTCCTAATCCCGATGGATTGAATCCATTGGCCATTTGTCCTTGATTACATCCGGTGCCAAAAGTTTCTGTCCAAAAAGGTGCTTGAGACATTCCGGCAATTGATACTAAAATAAAAAGAGAAAGTAAATATTTTTTCATGGTATAAAGATTTATACCAAAGATATAAAAAAGTAAATAAAATGCAAGAGCAATTACTTATTTAATAATGCATTCCAACCTTGTGCTTTAAGTTCATGTACGCTTCCGTCTTTGGCCACCATTAGCATACCCTTTTCTTTATTGGTAATATGCCCAATTATGGTAAAATCCGGTAAATTTTTTATTTTATCATATTCTTGCATGTCAATGGTGAAAAGCAATTCATAATCTTCGCCTCCACTTAATGCGCAAACCGTTGGGTCTAAATTAAATTCACGGGCGGTATCATAGGTTTGGGGGTCGATTGGAATTTTTTCTTCGTACAATTCCACACCGCAATTGGATTGAGTACATAAATGAAGAATTTCAGACGACAAGCCATCGCTGATATCAATCATTGCCGTTGGTTTAATATTTAACTGTTTCAGTAAAGCAACAATATCTTTTCTGGCTTCCGGCTTCAACTGTCTTTCTAAAATATAATCTTTACCGCTTAGGTCGGGTTGCACACCCGGACTATCTTTAAAAACCGCTTTCTCTCTTTCTAATATTTGTAAACCCATGTATGCTCCTCCCAAATCTCCACTCACACATAATAAATTTTTTTCAAGCGCTCCGTTTCTATAGGTGATTTCTTCTTTTTTTGCGGTGCCTATTGCGGTTATACTTATTGTTAATCCACTAACGCTGCTTGTAGTATCTCCGCCTATCAAATCAACATTATATTTTTCACAAGCTAATAACATGCCGGCATATAATTCTTCAACAGCCTCTAAACTAAAACGATTGGAGATTGCGAACGAAACGGTAATCTGTTTCGGCTCTGCATTCATGGCATAAACATCACTTAAATTCACCACAATGGCTTTATAACCCAAGTGTTTTAATGGTACATAAGTTAAATCAAAATGAACGCCTTCGGTTAACAAGTCGGTGGTTACTATAGTTTGAAAACCGTTATGATCAATTACCGCGGCATCATCTCCAACGCCTTTTACGGTTGACGCATGATGTAATTTAATATTTTTAGTGAGATGCTCAATAAGTCCGAATTCGCCTAATTGCGATAATTCTGTTCTGTTGGTGTTTTCAAATTCCATTAATCAATAATTTCTATGCTGGATGAATCTACAGCACCGTTAACCGGTGGTAATAGTTTAGCTAATTTAAGATGAATTTTTTTGGCTTCCGGAAATTTTTTGCGAAGCGATTTAAAAATCCGCAAACCCACATGCTCAATTAATTTGCTACGAATAGCCATTTCGGCCTTACATATTTCAAA is part of the Sphingobacteriaceae bacterium genome and encodes:
- the folB gene encoding dihydroneopterin aldolase, with the translated sequence MQHKINIEGIRLYAFHGCLPEEEKIGCDYIIHVSFETDFTQAAESDDLKKTIDYCEVFEICKAEMAIRSKLIEHVGLRIFKSLRKKFPEAKKIHLKLAKLLPPVNGAVDSSSIEIID
- the thiL gene encoding thiamine-phosphate kinase, with the translated sequence MEFENTNRTELSQLGEFGLIEHLTKNIKLHHASTVKGVGDDAAVIDHNGFQTIVTTDLLTEGVHFDLTYVPLKHLGYKAIVVNLSDVYAMNAEPKQITVSFAISNRFSLEAVEELYAGMLLACEKYNVDLIGGDTTSSVSGLTISITAIGTAKKEEITYRNGALEKNLLCVSGDLGGAYMGLQILEREKAVFKDSPGVQPDLSGKDYILERQLKPEARKDIVALLKQLNIKPTAMIDISDGLSSEILHLCTQSNCGVELYEEKIPIDPQTYDTAREFNLDPTVCALSGGEDYELLFTIDMQEYDKIKNLPDFTIIGHITNKEKGMLMVAKDGSVHELKAQGWNALLNK
- a CDS encoding T9SS type A sorting domain-containing protein; translation: MKKYLLSLFILVSIAGMSQAPFWTETFGTGCNQGQMANGFNPSGLGSWSVVTTGSLGLVPNEWYISAAEAGMGIGNCGDGCVGTPSLTNRSLHVSTGVTDGGAIYLASFGETNKRAQSPTINCSSQYTISLSFKYLLRGVVNSDYIDVQYSANGGATWTNIATPPQTALTCSPQGVWTGYTIALPASANNNPNVKIGFRWQNDDPTGADPSVAIDDVTLSGTSVFAATFTMQPTICLGNSLTVTANTGSFVVSGYTWTSIPPGPVFATPNNSSTAITFTNAGPYSISLTAVSNGSVASSNNMIQVLSLPIITPSASPSGICSGASSTLSATGGTAYVWNPGAITGSATVVSPTVNTIYSVTGTGANGCSNTNTVSVNINTVNISSSASSATICDGSTATLTANGGTAYTWNPGSLSGATVAVTPTITTTYTAIGTGSNGCTGNSAVTITVVICNGLNSLVLNDLPFRIFPNPVNDKLTIQYSTTKNTQTQIIVSDALGKVVKNLNHEFSVDKQELQIDLKNYEAGIYLVKISTGTDSKIIRIVKE